From the Chloroflexota bacterium genome, the window TCCGACGCTGGAGCTGGACACCTCGACTTTGCCCAAATGATGGAGATCGCTCTCTATCTTATCCACGAGCTGCTCGATATCCTTGTTAGCAACAGGGCGTTTGGCACAGGCCATGCGAAGTCCTGCAGTCAGCTTGTCGCGGCTGAATTCCTCGCGGCGGCTATCCTTCTTGATCACCAGGAAACTATTGGCCTGAAAGCGCTCGTAGGTAGTAAAGCGGGCGTGGCAGTGCAGACACTCGCGGCGACGGCGTATCCCGTCGTTCATACCCCGAGAGTCGACAACCTTTGAATCCTGGTATCCACAAAAAGGGCATTTCATGAACAGATAAGTCCTATAGATTGCGGTAGGGCATGACTATACCACCACATATAGTGGCCGTCAAGGGGTTTTGCCTTGGATGTCAAGACTCTTTAGAAATGACCTCTTTCTTGACTCATTAGAAATGTCCCATATTGGTTCCTGCTAACTATAGTTCCAGGCAGCCTTGCGTTTGAGAGACCTCAAGCTCATATGCCTCCAAGGGTGATCCGGGGAAGG encodes:
- the nrdR gene encoding transcriptional regulator NrdR, with protein sequence MKCPFCGYQDSKVVDSRGMNDGIRRRRECLHCHARFTTYERFQANSFLVIKKDSRREEFSRDKLTAGLRMACAKRPVANKDIEQLVDKIESDLHHLGKVEVSSSSVGELVMKYLKELDRIAYIRFASVYREFADVESFRQEIDALAKGQEKAPAAQLPLIPPDGFLAPPKRQRKRELAGRR